The sequence ttttttaccatttaaaaattttttctttaaaatttttttttatatttattttatgtttgTATATAGTTTGTccaataaataattttttaaaaaatcataCATGTAGTTTTAACTTATTCTTGGATTTAATTCTAAAATATTATCtttccaattttttttttctcatttttttcgTTAAagatctattttttttaaatattcccAATAAAGAAACagttatattaattttattttaaaatagtaattattaaaaatttcttttaatctgaaatataaaagataaaaaaggttcattaaatttatttttttcttaaaaaaaaaatgctagaataaatgttttttacGCCTATATATTTCAgacaaataatattttatgacaataataaatattctttCAATTACAATTATCACATTTGATATTCAACAATACTTAATggacatttttttataaagagaCAGTATATTTTACAAGATAATTaattacaaaatataaatataacttttttataattttagtttatttttattttattttattttattttttttttcatttttataaaaccCTTGTAAagcttttattaaaattttttttttaatcccCCACTATAATTTCTccataatattttcatatatataaatctatatttttttagatattaATAAATGTTAATTGAACGTTTTtgatttctttattttaaacagtaatttaaaatatacatatatatatgtgaaattagtaaaagaaaatagaaaaatatacatatatatattcatatatgctaatacatacatatatatattaaattttttttgctacacaaaaatacatatattgattatttttttttactttttttgaTTCTTCTGAACTTTCATGTATTAATTTAACGCAAAtgtcatttttatattcttcatgggaaagtaatttaaaatatggaAATTTAGTAAAACAAAACTTTACCCATAAATACAAAGTAAAAACATCagttataaaatatattaatccACCTTTTTGTAATAAGTGATAATATAATGATAAATTTTCTAAAGTTATTATTCTTCTTCTCCAGttatgttttttaaaatgagGATCtggaaaacaaaaaaatatcttttcaatttgattttttttaatataatttggTAAAAATTTAATGGCATTAGTACGAATAATAGatatattatgaaaattagGATAATAACTACTTCtataagaaataattttttctccAACATAATTGGTAATTTTATCCCTTATTTCTATACccaatattaatttatcattaaaaattttacttaATGCAAATAATAAACCTCCATAACCACAGCCTACatctaaaaattttatttcatgaTTACTTGATTTGctacatataattttatcgTAAGTTATTGGATACttatttgtatttaaatACAATTTATTTACATGATCCATTTGATCTCTGATATCTTTATTTGTAATTTTGTTACATATTTTGTCCTTGTTATTGTCATTATTGCTACTATTATATTCtatatcttttaattctttttcttcctttttttctttattttctattatattttcatttttaaaataatatggaTAGTGTAAATTCCAATCAACATAATTGCAATTAAGTGGGTATTTTATATAGCTGTCAGAAAGAGGATTGCAATGAGCTCTTTGTCGATAATATCTCTTACAAGGtgttttatcttttttcattttcctatataattttattttaatcaaTAACTTTGCTCATTccatatcttttttttatttttctttattataatttaattaaaaatttttgataaaaattttttttttttttatattgctatcaataaatattttatttatatttaggtaacttaaaaagaatatttttatcttttattattttattttattttttttaatattatctatatatgcaaatatttatgatattaaaaaattatgaaggaatatatcttttttacacaaaaaagtataattttGTCAAATTTTAATGCCATATACTAAAATTTATGAATTGTGTTtcgttaattttttttttttgaatatttagaaagaaattatatattaaaatatatttaaatgcaTATAacgtttttattttttaaaaatgtaaaaatatggAACATGAGAAGtaatcaaaattatttttcttttttaagtGATTCTgttctaatatattttttaaattaatttatatatattcataatttatccctgtattttttttttttaaagtaaaattatttgaagTATCAAACTTCACGAATATAATGTATAAATTATTGTGAACAAATTtcatcaaaaaaattttgtataaGTAGAAGTATGTTATAGATGCATCTAAAtgatatgaataaaaaaaaaaatcaatgaacaaaatattatttttaattttttattatgaaaaaatagtatcttttataaaattataaggttttttatgtaataataTTGCAACTATAAAGTAGTATGATATTTCTCTCTATATATaagacaaaaaaatatactaataaaaagaacttgaccataaaaataatagaaattaCACAATAAGCATATGGAAATaacataatattaataaaaaattgaaatatcGATTGAACTGTCTAGGGTTAAAAGTGGGAAGTTAAGAACagttaatattaataacataaataattaaaataattaagagTATAAacaataagaaaaaaataaataattataaagtaaataatattaattatataaataagtaacataaaataaagttattgaACTAAAGTGTCTAAAcagatattataaaatagatTAGCAACAGTAATTGGTAATAATAGTATAAGTAATCTTGAAGTAGAAAGAGaaacatttatataatatagtatagttttaaaatatattaatatacttaacattttcaatatttataaaataaaagttacATTTtgaaacatttaaaaaaaaaaattgttttaaaataataattgaatatttgtttatttctATTGGTTAAtttacaattaataaataattaaagataatacaaacatatatatatatatatacaaatatttaGATTTAAAACTtttgtataaaaaatgaaatttataaaagatcATGATATGTAActaatgtttttattattattttctcgaaaatatcatatttttcttatttttttttagaaattttCCATGTtatttaatgataataaaaatataattacatttatagtattacataaaaatgtcaaaattaaaattactaatttttttatattttattttttcatatgaaATAAGCTTCATACAACCAAGGAAGGTATGCAATGTAGTCCAATTTGGATCATATGCTTTATCTTCAAATaggaaaaatagaaattattttaaatatgaagtaattatattcataattaaaatatgatattttttttactaataaaaatttttaaattttattatctttttacttttcaaataatttttagaTAGTAGGAATAATCGATCCActtgataaaaataagatattGTGGTGCAGTAAAAGaaggaaaaaattaaatatacgtttatttaaaaatttatacaatAGCTTATTTTGCAATATTAATGATTATGTTTACTTTGATAATAGTGATCAATTTATTTTTCGTATTTTCCAGATTAatttaaaagtaaatttttctatataatatatatatatatttatatatatatataattttataactgaaaaaaaaaataatgtaaataatagaaattattaaaaataaaaaacaaaaaaattgataactatataaaattaaagtgAAACAAGTAATtatgtataaaatattaataattttactataattttttttttttttatttagaaaaCTATACAATATatgttaaaatataaagttataagcggtaaaattaaagaagatactgaagataataaaattttatcattaaaagAAAACAGCTTTTTGTTTCGatttttgaataatataaatatataataaaaaaaaaaaaaaagataaaggaATATAAAGAAGTATGCAATTAatactttaaaatattaagtatatttgtatataatGTATACTTGTATAATACATATATgaagtttattttattgcataaaatttttagtcgtctttgttttgttttttcCTTATTATTTTGAACAAGTGCATAATGTtgtgaattaaaaaaaaaaaaaaaaacaataataaaatgttttttttaatgtaataataaaataatttaattttaatataaagaaatatatttccATGGAGAATATAaattgtttctttttttatgaaaaagaattattaaatattgatcattaaaaaaaaaaaaaagagaaaaaaaaatataatgagaTTCATAAGAAAatgatatttaaattatttatttttaattttttctttggTTTGTTTTTTTGCCATACAAAAGTTAAATATTCTTATCCTCAacatgaaattttaaaaattgattcagaaaatattcaaaatattttcgAAAC comes from Plasmodium relictum strain SGS1 genome assembly, chromosome: 9 and encodes:
- a CDS encoding methyltransferase, putative, with the translated sequence MKKDKTPCKRYYRQRAHCNPLSDSYIKYPLNCNYVDWNLHYPYYFKNENIIENKEKKEEKELKDIEYNSSNNDNNKDKICNKITNKDIRDQMDHVNKLYLNTNKYPITYDKIICSKSSNHEIKFLDVGCGYGGLLFALSKIFNDKLILGIEIRDKITNYVGEKIISYRSSYYPNFHNISIIRTNAIKFLPNYIKKNQIEKIFFCFPDPHFKKHNWRRRIITLENLSLYYHLLQKGGLIYFITDVFTLYLWVKFCFTKFPYFKLLSHEEYKNDICVKLIHESSEESKKVKKNNQYMYFCVAKKI